The Triplophysa dalaica isolate WHDGS20190420 chromosome 5, ASM1584641v1, whole genome shotgun sequence genome window below encodes:
- the LOC130421276 gene encoding uncharacterized protein LOC130421276 has translation MCEVLRLKYERAHLAYLLSVHNVRDAEAGLYGQKTITGALRKDDTPAPFGGYEDTYGWHVVSVTAHYLVECLLQEYQRQGANLTQLPQGTFGQVFRSDHTRKVARKVTLSSGTMSFYAVMNENWMILSWVMLQSESEQSLESMYCGLANRHSAAGIPKAKYQWVDRDCCAAFRVMDPAPHEHQQWEAWRTTDAIVAEVTSGNLSNLSASCWKYNEGMDVKLDLIHCMRRFTRERVSEHHPLYSSFCQFLSSAFSVVDQSDLEEVKKAYRFCGIEPANPTKQHIREHCRTKVPHPRELVQRVQDVLKHFHLAKDPNNISGWWT, from the exons ATGTGTGAGGTGCTTCGCCTTAAATATGAAAGAGCCCACCTGGCCTACCTTCTCAGCGTGCACAATGTCAGGGATGCTGAAGCAGGGCTTTATGGCCAGAAGACTATCACTGGGGCACTGAGGAAGGATGACACACCAGCACCGTTTGGGGGTTATGAAGATACTTATGGGTGGCATGTGGTGTCTGTGACAGCACATTATCTGGTAGAGTGCCTTCTTCAAGAATATCAGCGACAGGGAGCAAATCTCACTCAGCTCCCACAAGGCACTTTTGGACAGGTGTTCAGGTCAGATCATACACGAAAAGTTGCTCGAAAAGTGACCCTCTCATCTGGCACAATGTCATTTTATGCTGTTATGAATGAGAACTGGATGATCCTGTCCTGGGTGATGCTGCAGTCTGAGAGTGAGCAGTCTCTGGAGTCAATGTACTGTGGGCTGGCCAATCGGCACAGTGCTGCTGGCATTCCCAAAGCCAAGTACCAGTGGGTGGACAG GGACTGCTGTGCCGCTTTCAGAGTGATGGACCCAGCACCTCATGAGCACCAACAGTGGGAAGCCTGGAGGACCACAGATGCTATAGTGGCAGAGGTTACATCAGGAAACCTCAGTAATTTAAGTGCCTCTTGCTGGAAATACAATGAGGGAATGGATGTTAAACTGGACTTGATTCACTGTATGCGGCGATTTACGAGGGAGCGTGTGTCAGAGCACCATCCTTTGTATAGCTCCTTCTGCCAGTTCCTCTCTTCTGCCTTCTCTGTAGTGGATCAGAGTGATCTGGAGGAAGTGAAAAAAGCATACAGATTCTGTGGTATTGAACCTGCTAATCCCACCAAGCAGCACATCAGAGAGCACTGCAGGACAAAAGTACCTCATCCCAGAGAGCTGGTCCAAAGAGTGCAAGACGTCCTTAAACATTTCCATCTTGCAAAGGATCCCAACAACATCAGCGGCTGGTGGACCTGA